The Rhodococcus opacus B4 genome includes the window TCGTCCGACGGCCTGGCAGCTCACTGACGACGACATCCTGGACTTAGCGATCCTTTGGTACCCTATCGGCAGACCGTCCGCCGCCAGGATCCGCGCGGCATTCGGAATCGGGATGAACGAGTACCGCCGCCGACTCGAAGCCGCTGTACGCACCCACCAACAGAAAACTCTCGACACCCGCGGTTCGTGGCCGGACCGAGTCTATGCGCACAACGTCCTGGAAGCCGTGGTCCGGCAGGTGGTAGATGCGCCAGTAGGTGCTGGCTTACTTGACCAGTTGGTGCATTAGTTTAGCCTCGATACACCGATTCGCATGAGTGCCTGAGGGTGTCATAACGGCGAAATGCCCTGTCGTAGTGGAAGAATAATACTTCTCTAGGGTCAAATTCAGGCACGCCGAAGGGCATTTCGTAGATGCAACTATCTCACACCCGACCCGTTACGGCGGCCAGGTTCGACGACCCCGACCTCGTGGCGACCGCGGGACTGGTCCCGGTGGTGGCATTGGCCCAGGCCAGCGGCCTGCTCACGCTCGCCGATCAGCACCTGAGCGTGCCGACCGACAAGGGCGCCAACACGGGCCGCAAGATCGGGTCCCTGATCGGTGGGATGGTCGCCGGCGCCGACAGCATCGCTGACCTGGCGATCCTGCGGCACGGGGCGATGGGAACGATATTCGATCGACCCTATGCACCGTCGACGCTGGGATCGTTCCTTCGCCAGTTCAGCTTCGGGCACGTCCGGCAACTCGACGCCGTCGCCTCGCGGTTCCTGAGCAACCTCGCCGCGAAGACCCCGCTGGTCACCGGCATCGACACCGGGCGAATCCTGGTTGATATCGACGATACGATCATCGAAGTCCACGGCCACGGCAAACAAGGCTCCGGATACGGCTACTTCGGGATCCGCGGGCTCAACGCCCTCATCGCCACCGTCACCAGGCAGACCGCTGCGCCGGTGATCGTCACCCAACGCCTGCGCCGAGGAGCGCGCGGCTCCGCACGTGGGGCCGCCCGGATGGTCGCCGACGCCCTGGCCACCGTCGACCGGCTGCGCACCCACGCCGGCGGACCCAGCGGCAACGGGGCACCGAAGGTGCTGATGGCGTGCGCCCAGCGGCGGGTGGTGACGTATTGCCGGGCTTCGCATTTGGTGAGCCAGAGGTCTTGTTCGACCGCGGAGAGGTGCGGGCCGTGAAGTGCGGCGGTGGTGAGGGTGACGGTGAGGGCGGTCAGGGTGCGGCCGGCCACGGCGGAGGCAGAACGATCCTCGCAGTGGTGGGGTCCAAGGGGAGGACCCGGCAGATGGTTTCGGCGATCGAACCCTTTGCATGGAGCATATTCTCGATATATCGAAGCCGCAGTTCATGTTCTCGATCATGCTGTGACTGCGCCGCACTCACGTCATGATGTCCAAGTTGCCCAAGGCGACCTGACGCCTTATCTGCAGTGACGTTGCTTGTGGCCTCCACCTCCGCAACTGGTGGTCGTCGCCATCCGGTCGATATGCGAACGAGGAACGAGCATTGATTGCTGGCTCGTGCGTCGATCGCGGGTCCCGAGGAGATCGCTTCTTGGCATCTGCTCTGGAGCCGCTGACATTCCCGACTCGGGGTCTTGCGGGTGGCCAGCGGTCGATTGGCCTACTTCGTCATCTCGCTCGGCCAACTGCTGGTGAGCCCACCTCGCGAGCAGCTTCTGCTTCTGCGATTAGCCTCTTTTCTGAAAGTCTCAGCAAGTTCGTCCGCGTTTCGGTGTCAAGCGAGTGTTGTGATGTGTGTAGCACCCGTGTTAGCCGCTTATAGAAGATGGATGGCGTGACACCGAAGTTGACGAATATCTCTTCCCGGGTTCCGCCACCGAAGTAGTGCCAACGCCGTGCGAAGTCGATCATTCGTGACGTCTCTGTGATCGAGGTGGGCTTCATCTGAGATGTCGAATCCTTTGCTGGGTGAGACGCGCTTGAGCGAGTCCTCGGCTCTTCTCGCAGTTCACAAGTTCGTTGTTTTGCTTTGTTGTTGGGTCTTGTCCGAATCCCTCTCGAGGGATTCATAATGCGCTGGTCGATAGCGGCGCATGGTGACTGCGATGATGACACCGGCAGCAAACGCAACCGCGAGTATGACGCCGAGGGCTACCTCGGCGGCGGTGTTCTCACCGACGAGTAGTCCAAAGTTCTGTATTGCGATAACGAGGACGACGACCATGCCGATCGAGGAGACTGCCGGTGCAATCAGGGTTGTCCACGTGCCGTCGGACGTCGGATGGTGGCGGAAGAAGCGAATGACGGCGATGCCTGTTGTTGTCATCATGATGATGATGCCGAGTGTTGCTGCGCCGGAGAGCCAGGTGAATGCTTCCGAGATGGGGTCGAGTCCGAGAGCGACGATCATCATCATGCTGACGACGGTGATCAGGGAGATCACTGCTGATGAGCGTGATGGGGCATGATGTTTGGGACTGATTCGTCCGAGCGAGCGGGGTATGACACCTTTGGTACCCATAGTGTACTGGTAGCGGGTCAGGACGTTGTGGAATGCCAATGTGCATGCGAATTGACTGCTCACCAGCAGTACCAGCATCACGTCGCGGGCTATGGGTCCCACATACTCGCTGGCGAGGTTGAGCACTGCCACTGTTGGGTCGTCGCCTGTGACCGCAACGGCGCGGCTGGGGCCGATGCCCATGATCACGCACCACATGGTGACTGTGTAAAACAGTCCGATACCGATGACGGCAATGTAGGTTGCGCGAGGGATGGTACGGACGGGGTCCTTTGCCTCGTTGCGGAACACTGCGGTTGCTTCGAAGCCGAGAAAACACAAGAAGGCGAACATGAACCCGAGGCCAGGGGCGCCTTGGGTGAGCATGGACGGGCTGAAGGGCTCTGCCGAGAGTCCCTCCTCGCCGCCCTGGAGGATGATCGCGGTATCGACGACGATGACGATGGCGGCTTCTAGGACGAGGACCAGTCCGAGTACGCGTGCGGAGAGGTCGACGTTTCGATATCCGAGGTAGCCGGCAAGTGCGAACGCGATCAGGCACCATGTCCACCAGGGCAGGTCGATGTGCAGGAATATTCGGCCGGCGTTCGATGCGTTTACCCCAAGATACGTTGTACTGCCCACCAGGAGCATCAGATACGAGACGTATGCAAGTGTCGCGCAGCCGGTCCCGATGATCCTGCCCAATCCGGCCTGGATATAGGAGTAGAAGGCACCGGCGTTGGGCACATACCTGCTCATGGCTGTGTAGCCGACGGCGAAGACGGTGAGTAGCGCTGTGACCATGAGCAGGAACAGGGGTGCGCCGATGCTCTGCTCGACTGAGATGATGACCGGGAAGGTAGCGGCCACAACACCGAGTGGGGCTGCCGCGGCGACGACCATGAACACGATGGAGCCCACGCCGAGACTGCTTCGGAATGAGGTCTCGCCTTCCCCAGCGATGTTGGTCGGTGCGGTGCTTGGTCCTAGATTCTCAGATGTATCCATTGCCTGCTCCGCTGTTCTGGGCCGTGTAGGTATAGGGAAGAAGTTTCATGTGGACTGTCCTCACAGGGATTTGCGAGTGGAGTCGATCTCGGACAGGACCTTCGCCAGAGCGTTCCGGATCAGGGTGAACTCCTGGTCTTCGGCGACGAGTGGGGGTGATACACAGATGATCGGATTGACGCTGTCGAGCGAAACCCGCGTGAGGATGCCGAGGTCCTCCAAGGCGCCGGCGAGATGGGGGCGGGCGAACAGACGATCTCGCTGGGGTTGGCTCAACGGCGAACCGTTCGTGTCGGTACCGGTCAATTCGACGGACCAGAAGAATCCGGCGCCGCGGACGTCACTGACGATCTCGAGATCACGGAGGGACTCCAAGCTGGTGCGCAGCGAGTTTTCCTTCGCACGGACCTGTTCGGGGATCTGAAGGCGTTCCATGATCTCGAGGTTCTTGAGGGCTACAGCGGCCATGACAGGGTGTCCACCGAAGGTGTTCCCGTGCTGCAGGGAAACGCCTTTTTCGGAGAAGGGCTCGTACACACGGTTATTGACGATCACTGCGCCGATCACTGCGTGCGCTGACGACAATCCCTTGGCGGTGGTGATGATGTCGGGGGTGAAGTCGAATCGCGTTGATCCGAACCATTCTCCGACGCGCCCGAAGGCGGTGATGGTCTCGTCCGAGACGAGCAGGATGCCGTACTTGTCGGCAAGCGCACGAATGCCGGCGAAGTAGCCGTTCGGTGGGGTCAGCGATCCGCCGTGGTTCTGGATGGGTTCCAGAATGATCATGGCGACGGTGCTGGGATCCTCGGACACGATTCGTTGCTCGAGGTCGTCGAGGAGGAATGCGGTGAAATCTTCCTCGGATTCGCCTGCGGGGCGGCCTGCCCGAGCTGTACTCCGCGCGTGTGCCACGGCCGGTACGAGTGGCTCGAAGGGTGAGCGCATCCGATGGATGCCGCCGAGGGATAGTGCGCCGAGCGTCGTCCCGTGGTATGCCATGTCGCGGGCGATCGCCTTCCAGCGGTTTTCACCTCGGAGCTGATAGAACTGTCGTGCAATCTTCCAGGCGGCTTCGACGGATTCTCCGCCGCTGGGCGTCAGGAACACATGGTTGAGGTCGTCAGGGGCGAGCTCGGCGAGGCGTGCAGCCAGTTCGATCGCGCGCGGGTGTGTGGTTGTCCAGTTGCTGTGATAGCCGAGCTGGCGATACTGGTCGAGCGCAGCCTGTCCGAGTTCTTCACCGTACGAGTAGCCGAGGTTCACGCAGAACAGGTTGGAGACTGCATCGAGGTAGCGGTTCCCGTCTGTGTCGAAGAGGTAACTTCCCTCTCCTCGGGTGATCACTTTGAGGGGGGTACGCTCGGCCTCC containing:
- a CDS encoding APC family permease, with translation MDTSENLGPSTAPTNIAGEGETSFRSSLGVGSIVFMVVAAAAPLGVVAATFPVIISVEQSIGAPLFLLMVTALLTVFAVGYTAMSRYVPNAGAFYSYIQAGLGRIIGTGCATLAYVSYLMLLVGSTTYLGVNASNAGRIFLHIDLPWWTWCLIAFALAGYLGYRNVDLSARVLGLVLVLEAAIVIVVDTAIILQGGEEGLSAEPFSPSMLTQGAPGLGFMFAFLCFLGFEATAVFRNEAKDPVRTIPRATYIAVIGIGLFYTVTMWCVIMGIGPSRAVAVTGDDPTVAVLNLASEYVGPIARDVMLVLLVSSQFACTLAFHNVLTRYQYTMGTKGVIPRSLGRISPKHHAPSRSSAVISLITVVSMMMIVALGLDPISEAFTWLSGAATLGIIIMMTTTGIAVIRFFRHHPTSDGTWTTLIAPAVSSIGMVVVLVIAIQNFGLLVGENTAAEVALGVILAVAFAAGVIIAVTMRRYRPAHYESLERDSDKTQQQSKTTNL
- a CDS encoding aminotransferase class III-fold pyridoxal phosphate-dependent enzyme is translated as MTPCPTMASVLSTSTQHERKRRLVRDQTMATSARPVATDPGRRLHQRSHEGRHVTVPASRRYETRANLPRKIQTPQGEPVTHLDFMPDAVADDADYRTTAGQHLWRHFAEMAEAERTPLKVITRGEGSYLFDTDGNRYLDAVSNLFCVNLGYSYGEELGQAALDQYRQLGYHSNWTTTHPRAIELAARLAELAPDDLNHVFLTPSGGESVEAAWKIARQFYQLRGENRWKAIARDMAYHGTTLGALSLGGIHRMRSPFEPLVPAVAHARSTARAGRPAGESEEDFTAFLLDDLEQRIVSEDPSTVAMIILEPIQNHGGSLTPPNGYFAGIRALADKYGILLVSDETITAFGRVGEWFGSTRFDFTPDIITTAKGLSSAHAVIGAVIVNNRVYEPFSEKGVSLQHGNTFGGHPVMAAVALKNLEIMERLQIPEQVRAKENSLRTSLESLRDLEIVSDVRGAGFFWSVELTGTDTNGSPLSQPQRDRLFARPHLAGALEDLGILTRVSLDSVNPIICVSPPLVAEDQEFTLIRNALAKVLSEIDSTRKSL